The following proteins are co-located in the Streptomyces sp. NBC_00435 genome:
- a CDS encoding NADPH-dependent F420 reductase, whose amino-acid sequence MRYAVLGTGIVGRTVASRLLSLDHEVVVGTRDPGATLARTEYAEWQAAHPGAGLAGFAEAARQGETLVNATGGRVSVAALTQADAAHLDGKVLIDIANPLDFSHGFPPGLDPVDSDSLGELIQRTFPGLRVVKTLNTMNCQVMVDPARVPGDHTVFLSGEDAEAKKAVRELLYSFDWREHTVIDLGGIETARGTEMLLPVWLRLMGALGHTDFNFHIQGANREG is encoded by the coding sequence ATGCGCTACGCAGTCCTCGGCACCGGGATCGTCGGCCGCACGGTGGCCTCCCGGCTGCTCTCCCTCGACCACGAGGTCGTCGTCGGCACCCGGGACCCCGGGGCCACCCTCGCCCGCACCGAGTACGCCGAGTGGCAGGCGGCCCACCCCGGGGCGGGCCTCGCCGGCTTCGCGGAGGCCGCGCGGCAGGGCGAGACGCTCGTCAACGCCACGGGCGGGCGGGTCAGCGTGGCCGCCCTGACGCAGGCGGACGCCGCGCACCTGGACGGCAAGGTCCTCATCGACATCGCGAACCCGTTGGACTTCTCGCACGGGTTCCCGCCGGGCCTCGACCCGGTGGACAGCGACAGTCTGGGCGAGCTGATCCAGCGGACCTTCCCCGGGCTGCGCGTGGTCAAGACGCTGAACACGATGAACTGCCAGGTCATGGTCGACCCGGCCAGGGTCCCCGGCGACCACACCGTCTTCCTCTCGGGTGAGGACGCCGAGGCCAAGAAGGCCGTACGGGAGCTCCTGTACTCCTTCGACTGGCGCGAGCACACCGTCATCGACCTGGGCGGGATCGAGACGGCGCGCGGTACGGAAATGCTGCTGCCGGTCTGGCTCCGGCTGATGGGGGCCCTCGGGCACACGGACTTCAACTTCCACATCCAGGGCGCGAACCGGGAGGGTTAG
- a CDS encoding disulfide bond formation protein B → MSSLLPETPLEGGLLGRVQFWFACVFAIGWTGVVCGGLFYQFGMWEYPCPLCIVQRMFMLLAAMGAAHIVRTALTDGAVTGRDYMMGWGLALVALVAGSFASWRQMMLHVLPGDKGYGSEVFGLHLYVWAWILFQASVVAVGIVLAFAHATADRVVPAEGPGPYRTVGMVALWFLGLVIAVNVVAVFLEEGFHWFLPDDPGRYQFFYDVGILD, encoded by the coding sequence ATGTCCAGCCTCCTCCCGGAGACGCCTCTGGAGGGCGGCCTGCTGGGCCGTGTGCAGTTCTGGTTCGCGTGCGTCTTCGCCATCGGCTGGACCGGGGTGGTCTGCGGCGGCCTCTTCTACCAGTTCGGGATGTGGGAGTACCCCTGCCCGCTCTGCATCGTGCAGCGGATGTTCATGCTGCTGGCGGCGATGGGGGCGGCCCACATCGTCCGCACGGCCCTGACCGACGGGGCGGTGACGGGCCGCGACTACATGATGGGCTGGGGGTTGGCGCTCGTCGCCCTGGTCGCGGGCTCCTTCGCCTCGTGGCGGCAGATGATGCTGCACGTCCTGCCGGGTGACAAGGGCTACGGCAGCGAGGTGTTCGGCCTGCACCTGTACGTATGGGCGTGGATCCTCTTCCAGGCCTCGGTCGTGGCGGTGGGCATCGTCCTGGCCTTCGCGCACGCCACCGCGGACCGGGTCGTGCCGGCGGAGGGGCCGGGTCCGTACCGCACGGTGGGGATGGTCGCGCTGTGGTTCCTGGGGCTGGTGATCGCCGTGAACGTCGTGGCCGTCTTCCTGGAGGAGGGCTTCCACTGGTTCCTGCCGGACGACCCGGGGCGCTACCAGTTCTTCTACGACGTGGGGATCCTGGACTAG
- a CDS encoding DUF5993 family protein has translation MDTLIFGGLLATLIAMYRDASRFVVLGAWWLMLLAVILLMAHHITSSLALTLSY, from the coding sequence ATGGACACCCTCATCTTCGGCGGTCTTCTCGCCACCCTGATCGCGATGTACCGGGACGCCTCGCGGTTCGTCGTGCTCGGTGCCTGGTGGCTCATGCTCCTCGCGGTGATCCTGCTGATGGCGCACCACATCACCAGCAGCCTCGCCCTCACCCTGAGCTACTGA
- a CDS encoding sensor histidine kinase, producing MRWALVKVCLAVTVMVVVAFAVPLGLVVQEMASDRAISNAERQAATIAPTLSITTDPVQLRKAVETTQMGAARRMAVHVPAVGGSPRVEVGEGSAGERAVAETRRIGRASTVPVAGGGFALLQPVALGSGDIAVVEILVPESEVSNGVATAWVVLAGVGLALVVGSVAVADRLGARLVRPAERLADAAHRLGEGRLGARVPEEGPKELRQAAVAFNSMADQVVELLANERELAADLSHRLRTPLTVLRLNAASLGEGPAAEQTRAAVEQLEREVDTIIRTAREQRPAAAQGPGGGAGSAGAGCDASEVIRDRMGFWSALAEDEGREVRLAGVDRTVRIPVARPELAAALDAMLGNVFRHTAEGTPFAVDVHDAGDAVIVLVSDAGGGIADPDAALRRGNDGGRDGSTGLGLDIVRRVAESTGGDVRLGRSVLGGTEVRVWISLDGRSRGESARTGRSRRKRRGN from the coding sequence ATGAGATGGGCCCTGGTGAAGGTGTGCCTCGCGGTCACCGTCATGGTGGTCGTGGCCTTCGCCGTACCGCTCGGGCTGGTCGTCCAGGAGATGGCCAGCGACCGGGCGATCTCCAACGCCGAGCGGCAGGCCGCCACCATCGCGCCGACGCTGTCGATCACCACCGACCCGGTGCAGCTGCGCAAGGCCGTGGAGACCACGCAGATGGGCGCCGCCCGGCGGATGGCCGTGCACGTACCGGCGGTCGGGGGCAGCCCGCGCGTGGAGGTCGGCGAGGGCTCGGCCGGCGAGCGTGCCGTCGCCGAGACCCGGCGGATCGGGCGGGCCTCCACGGTCCCGGTGGCGGGCGGGGGCTTCGCGCTGCTCCAGCCCGTCGCGCTGGGCTCCGGCGACATCGCGGTGGTGGAGATCCTCGTTCCGGAGAGCGAGGTCAGCAACGGGGTCGCCACCGCCTGGGTGGTCCTCGCGGGCGTCGGACTCGCCCTGGTGGTGGGCTCGGTGGCGGTCGCGGACCGGCTCGGCGCCCGCCTGGTGCGGCCGGCCGAGCGGCTGGCGGACGCCGCGCACCGGCTGGGTGAGGGGCGGCTCGGGGCGCGGGTGCCGGAGGAGGGGCCGAAGGAACTCCGCCAGGCCGCCGTCGCGTTCAACTCGATGGCCGATCAGGTGGTGGAACTCCTGGCCAACGAGCGCGAGCTGGCCGCCGACCTCTCGCACCGGCTGCGGACCCCGCTGACGGTGCTGCGGCTCAACGCCGCCTCGCTCGGCGAGGGACCGGCGGCCGAGCAGACCCGGGCGGCCGTGGAGCAGCTGGAGCGCGAGGTCGACACGATCATCCGTACCGCCCGCGAACAGCGGCCCGCCGCCGCGCAGGGACCGGGGGGCGGGGCGGGTTCGGCGGGCGCGGGCTGCGACGCCTCCGAGGTGATCCGCGACCGGATGGGCTTCTGGTCGGCGCTGGCGGAGGACGAGGGCCGCGAGGTGCGCCTCGCGGGGGTCGACCGTACGGTACGGATCCCCGTGGCCCGGCCGGAGCTCGCGGCCGCACTGGACGCGATGCTCGGCAACGTCTTCCGGCACACCGCGGAGGGCACCCCCTTCGCGGTGGACGTCCACGACGCCGGGGACGCGGTCATCGTGCTCGTCTCCGACGCGGGTGGCGGCATCGCCGATCCGGACGCCGCCCTGCGGCGCGGCAACGACGGCGGCCGCGACGGTTCCACGGGCCTGGGCCTGGACATCGTGCGCCGGGTCGCGGAGTCGACGGGCGGCGACGTGCGGCTGGGGCGTTCGGTGCTCGGCGGCACCGAAGTGCGGGTGTGGATCTCGCTGGACGGACGGTCGCGGGGCGAGTCGGCCCGCACCGGGCGCAGCCGGCGCAAGCGGCGGGGCAACTGA